The following proteins are encoded in a genomic region of Necator americanus strain Aroian chromosome II, whole genome shotgun sequence:
- a CDS encoding hypothetical protein (NECATOR_CHRII.G7396.T1), with amino-acid sequence MVSTAHDAGTRRRRSPVYAPLAANFVDGPPGARHCCCELDPHTRLCMEHTADNKRFRSETAAIRRTLRSFGGLIHKQAPYCNLSANRCISGFVKVRTFRNL; translated from the exons ATGGTCAGCACGGCGCACGACGCAGGGACGCGCCGGCGGCGGTCGCCCGTGTATGCGCCACTGGCTGCTAATTTCGTCGACGGACCGCCGGGCGCTCGCCACTGCTGCTGTGAACTCGATCCACACACACGCCTTTGCATGGAACACACAGCGGACAACAAGCGGTTTCGTAGCGAAACCGCTGCGATTCGTCGTACTCTACGATCGTTCGGCGGTTTAATCCACAAACAGGCCCCATATTGCAACCTGTCTGCCAATCGATGCATTTCCGGATTCGTAAAG GTGCGAACGTTCCGGAACCTATAG